The Gammaproteobacteria bacterium DNA segment CTGTGATATTGAATAGATTCCAGCTTGGCGGGACAAAGCAAACTCACATCCTCGCAGCTATTCAAACGCTGCATGAGCGCGCCACCAATTACACGGTTCTCGATGACGTAGCCTAGCGCATCAACGTCTTCTTTGTGTGCATCAATACGCGTCACGCCGAATTGTCCCTGATCGGAGATATGAATCTCCTTAATCGCCGTCGACTCATCCCGCATTTCTCGCCATAGACCGATGCTGTCGAAAATTTTGTGACTGCCATAGGCCAAAGCAATACTGCGTGCATCGTAGCTAGGCTGTTGGTCAGAACGAAAGGGAAACGCTTCAACCACGGCAATACGCAAACCCTGCCCGGAAAGCGCAATCGCCATGGTCGCGCCCACCATGCCACCACCGATTATGCAAACATCGAATTGTTCTTGGGAATTCATCGCGCCATCAATGCCTCAATCTCATCGACCTCCTTGGGGACATCTTCGGTCAACACCTGGTTACCCTTCTTCGTCACCAGTACATCGTCTTCAATGCGTATGCCTATGCCCCACCACTTTTTGTGCACGCCTTTCGTGCCGTGGGCGATGTATAAACCCGGCTCAACTGTCAGCACCATGCCCGGCTCCAGTTTGCGCCACTTGCCATTGATGCGATATTCGCCGACGTCGTGCACATCCATTCCTAACCAGTGCCCGGTGCGATGCATATAAAACTTTCGATAGGCCTGTTTCTCGATCAAGGTTTCTATTTTGCCTTTGAGCAACTTCAATTTGACCAGCCCTTTGGTCAACACACGGACAGCAGTTTCATGGGGTTTATTCCAATGATTTCCCGGGCGCACCTCTTTTATGGCTGCATAATTGGCATCTAGCACTAATTGATACAGTTGACGTTGTTCTGGGGAAAAACGACCGTTTACAGGAAAGGTACGGGTGATATCCGAGGCATAAAAATTCAACTCTGCGCCGGCATCGATGAGTAGCAAGTCTCCATCATGCAGCGCATCGCTGTTTTCCACATAGTGCAGAATGCACGCATTATCTCCTCCGCCAACGATGGAGTTATACGCTGTTTCACAACCGTGTTTTCGAAAGACATGCAGTAATTCAGCCTCGACTTCGTATTCGAACAAATTGGGCTTGCATGTCTGCATCGCACGACAGTGTGCTTCGGCAGAAATTCTTGCCGCCTTGTGCATGACTTTGGATTCGGCTGGACTTTTAATCAAACGCATTTCATGCAATACACTTTCGAGACTGATCAAGTGCTGTGGCGCATGAACGCCAGAACGCGATAACCGACGCACGCCGTTTATCCATTTAATCATGCGCGTATCAAAATCCTGATCATTGCCGAAACTGACGAAAACTTGATGACGATCCTGCAATAATTGCGGAATTAATTCATCTGCCTTGTCGATGGGCCAGGCTTCATCGGCTTCCAGCGTCTTGGGTGCAGCCTTCACTCCCACTCGACGTCCCGTCCAGGTTTCCATTTCCGGGTTTTTTTCGCGGCAGAAAATGATGAATTGTCCTTCCTTGCGACCAGGGACGAACACCGCGATGGCTTCTGGTTCTGCAAATCCAGTTAAATAATAGAAATCACTATCGGGGCGATAGGCATAATCAGCGTCGCGATTACGAATTTTTTCCGGTGCCGCCGCGACTATCGCAATTGACTGTTTACCGATGCGGCGCATTAACTCTTTACGACGACGTTTAAACTCAGCAGGTTTGAAATGCATAGGCTTAATCAGTGTAAGGTTGGCGGCTGTTCGTCCGGCTCAGCCTGATTGAATTCGGTATAGACCAACATTGAACCCACACGCAAATACTCCACAACTTCTGAATAGGCTCGTTCATTTTGTTCCTCGTCCTGGTCCGGGTCATATCCGGCACGGGAGATTTCAAGAAAGTCCTGA contains these protein-coding regions:
- the pepP gene encoding Xaa-Pro aminopeptidase, translated to MHFKPAEFKRRRKELMRRIGKQSIAIVAAAPEKIRNRDADYAYRPDSDFYYLTGFAEPEAIAVFVPGRKEGQFIIFCREKNPEMETWTGRRVGVKAAPKTLEADEAWPIDKADELIPQLLQDRHQVFVSFGNDQDFDTRMIKWINGVRRLSRSGVHAPQHLISLESVLHEMRLIKSPAESKVMHKAARISAEAHCRAMQTCKPNLFEYEVEAELLHVFRKHGCETAYNSIVGGGDNACILHYVENSDALHDGDLLLIDAGAELNFYASDITRTFPVNGRFSPEQRQLYQLVLDANYAAIKEVRPGNHWNKPHETAVRVLTKGLVKLKLLKGKIETLIEKQAYRKFYMHRTGHWLGMDVHDVGEYRINGKWRKLEPGMVLTVEPGLYIAHGTKGVHKKWWGIGIRIEDDVLVTKKGNQVLTEDVPKEVDEIEALMAR